The sequence below is a genomic window from Planctomycetota bacterium.
GAAGAGCGCTAAAATGGGTTTGAGCGGATTAGAACCCTTAGTTGGCATTCCCGGCTCAGTCGCAGGGGCAGTGGTGATGAATGCCGGCGGTAAATACGGTCAGATGGCCGATATTGTAAAATCAGTCAAGGTCATTGCTAAAGACGGCCGGATTAAAACCGTCAATAGAATTAGATTTGCTTATCGTTGGTCTAACCTTAAGGGAAGATTAATTGCTGAGGTGACGTTGCAACTTAAAACCGTAAACTCCGCAATGATTCGTAGCCGTATCAGGGCTATACTAAATGAGAAGCGGCAGACTCAGCCGCTGGCTGATTGGAGCGCGGGTTGCGTATTTACTAATCCCAATAATTATAGCGCCGGGGCATTGATAGACCGAGCTGGATTAAAGGGATTGAGTATCGGCGGCGCTAAAATATCTGCCAAGCACGCTAATTTTATTGTCAATACCGGCAAGGCAAAAGCCGAAGATGTCGTTAAACTAATTAATATTATCAAAAGAACGGTTCATAAGAAGGTCGGGGTTAACCTTGAATTAGAAATAGAAAGATGGTAAGGCGCGTATGAAACCACAGATGAACACAGATAAACCCAGATTGTTATTATTCCGACAGAAGAAATTAAGAATCGGCGTCCTATTGGGCGGATTCTCATCCGAGCGAAAGGTATCGCTCAAATCCGGCCGGGCTGTGGTCAAGGCATTAAAGGGTTTAGGACATCCGGTTAAGGTCATAGACGTCCGGAGCCCAAATATCATTAAGTCACTCAAAGACATCGATTTTGCCTTTATCGTCCTGCACGGTAAATTCGGCGAGGATGGCACGCTCCAGCGCATCCTGGAAAAACAACATATTCCTTATACCGGCCCAAGGCCAAAGGCATCCCAGGCCGCCTTTGATAAGGCCATTACCAAGAAGATATTGACTCGGCATAAGATTCCCACGGCCCCGTATTGCATAATGCGGAATGCGGAGTGCGGAATGCGAAATTATAATTCCGAATTCCGAATTCCGAATTCCTCATTTCTTGGCTATCCTCTTGTAGTGAAGCCCTGCCGCGAGGGTTCAAGTGTGGGTATCTCTATTGCCCACAATGATAGAGAACTTAAAGCCGGTCTGAAAGAGGCGGCAAAATACGACTCGACAATTATCTTGGAGCAATTCATCAAGGGGCGGGAGGTGACGGTCGGAATCCTAGGCCAGACGCCTCTGCCTTTGGTTGAGGTCAGGCCCAAACAGGGATTCTACTCATTCAAGGCCAAGTATCAGGACAAGACGACTGAATATATCGTCAAGCCGCGATTCCCGGCAAAGGTAGTCCGGAAAATCCAGCAGACCGCATTAAGGGCATATCGGGCATTGGGCTGTTCCGGGCTTTCCAGGGTTGACCTGATATATTCAAAGGAAAAGGGTCCGTTTGTCCTGGAGATAAACACCATACCTGGAATGACCGAGCGGAGTTTGTTACCCAAGGCCGCCCGGGCCGTCGGCATTGAATTTCCCCAACTCTGCGAGCGGATAGTTGAACAGACATTAACCACAAAGGGCACAAAGTGAATATTGTCACCCTGAACCGATTCGCTCTTCGCCGAATCGCCCTGAGCAGAGCGAAGGGGCTCACGGTAAACTCCGTGAAGGGTCTACTTCCGAAGAGATTCTTCGGTCGCTACGCTCGCTCAGAATGACACCTTTAGGTGTTTTGTGGCTAAAGGTATTTTATGAATAAACCGAATGGGGATTTGAACCACGAAAAAGTAAGCGGCGAGGTAGTGCAAATCCCGCTGGAGAAAATCATCCCCAACCGTTACCAGCCGCGTAAGACCATAGAAAAGGAATCACTACAGGAACTGATTGACTCCATCAGCACGCACG
It includes:
- the murB gene encoding UDP-N-acetylmuramate dehydrogenase translates to MKLNLQKIFAPYKDIVRYNEPMSKHTSFHIGGRAEVFITPKNLSQLSQIYRLCCQKRIPIHILGRGTNLLVNDRGVKGVVLKPDWMNLERKGTKITVSPDYPLARLVQKSAKMGLSGLEPLVGIPGSVAGAVVMNAGGKYGQMADIVKSVKVIAKDGRIKTVNRIRFAYRWSNLKGRLIAEVTLQLKTVNSAMIRSRIRAILNEKRQTQPLADWSAGCVFTNPNNYSAGALIDRAGLKGLSIGGAKISAKHANFIVNTGKAKAEDVVKLINIIKRTVHKKVGVNLELEIERW
- a CDS encoding D-alanine--D-alanine ligase gives rise to the protein MNTDKPRLLLFRQKKLRIGVLLGGFSSERKVSLKSGRAVVKALKGLGHPVKVIDVRSPNIIKSLKDIDFAFIVLHGKFGEDGTLQRILEKQHIPYTGPRPKASQAAFDKAITKKILTRHKIPTAPYCIMRNAECGMRNYNSEFRIPNSSFLGYPLVVKPCREGSSVGISIAHNDRELKAGLKEAAKYDSTIILEQFIKGREVTVGILGQTPLPLVEVRPKQGFYSFKAKYQDKTTEYIVKPRFPAKVVRKIQQTALRAYRALGCSGLSRVDLIYSKEKGPFVLEINTIPGMTERSLLPKAARAVGIEFPQLCERIVEQTLTTKGTK